One Benincasa hispida cultivar B227 chromosome 5, ASM972705v1, whole genome shotgun sequence genomic window carries:
- the LOC120078635 gene encoding LOB domain-containing protein 16-like — protein sequence MASSSSSSVSCGGGGSGGGGGSGGSPCGACKFLRRKCVADCIFAPYFCSEQGAARFAAIHKVFGASNVSKLLLHVPVHDRCEAVVTIAYEAQARIHDPVYGCVAHIFALQQQVAYLQTQLMQAKAQLAQTLMDSRGNMEIQWTENFNNNLSNGIPNNFQNNYQTQIMNNNPAVSPQSSLESAANNDEALLFINQIHNFHESQSRSPEESQFLQPFPTKKLPSSHVHDLGELQALALRMMRN from the exons atggcttcttcttcttcctctagtGTGTCATGCGGTGGCGGTGGCAGTGGCGGTGGCGGTGGTAGTGGCGGGTCGCCTTGTGGAGCATGCAAGTTTCTAAGGAGAAAATGTGTGGCTGATTGTATATTTGCTCCTTACTTTTGCTCAGAGCAAGGGGCTGCAAGATTTGCTGCCATTCATAAAGTGTTTGGTGCAAGTAATGTTTCAAAGTTGTTGCTTCATGTTCCTGTTCATGATCGATGTGAAGCTGTTGTTACTATTGCTTATGAAGCTCAAGCAAGGATTCATGATCCTGTTTATGGTTGTGTTGCTCATATTTTTGCTCTCCAACAACAG GTGGCCTACTTACAAACACAGCTGATGCAAGCCAAGGCTCAACTGGCACAAACTCTAATGGATTCAAGAGGCAATATGGAGATTCAATGGACagaaaatttcaataacaatctCTCCAATGGAATCCCAAATaactttcaaaataattatcaaactcAGATTATGAACAACAACCCAGCAGTTTCCCCTCAAAGCTCTCTAGAATCAGCTGCCAACAATGATGAAGCATTATTATTCATTAaccaaattcataattttcatgagAGCCAAAGCAGATCACCAGAAGAATCTCAATTTCTTCAACCCTTCCCTACAAAAAAACTACCTTCTTCTCATGTTCATGATCTTGGGGAACTCCAAGCTTTGGCCCTTAGAATGATGAGAAACTAA
- the LOC120078047 gene encoding LOB domain-containing protein 16-like translates to MASSSSSSVSCGGGGSGGGGGSGGSPCGACKFLRRKCVADCIFAPYFCSEQGAARFAAIHKVFGASNVSKLLLHVPVHDRCEAVVTIAYEAQARIHDPVYGCVAHIFALQQQVNIIFSFVISLIALIIAF, encoded by the coding sequence atggcttcttcttcttcctctagtGTGTCATGCGGTGGCGGTGGCAGTGGCGGTGGCGGTGGTAGTGGCGGGTCGCCTTGTGGAGCATGCAAGTTTCTAAGGAGAAAATGTGTGGCTGATTGTATATTTGCTCCTTACTTTTGCTCAGAGCAAGGGGCTGCAAGATTTGCTGCCATTCATAAAGTGTTTGGTGCAAGTAATGTTTCAAAGTTGTTGCTTCATGTTCCTGTTCATGATCGATGTGAAGCTGTTGTTACTATTGCTTATGAAGCTCAAGCAAGGATTCATGATCCTGTTTATGGTTGTGTTGCTCATATTTTTGCTCTCCAACAACAGGTGAATatcattttctcttttgttATTTCTTTAATTGCTTTAATCATCGCTTTTTAG
- the LOC120078616 gene encoding poly [ADP-ribose] polymerase 1 isoform X1 — protein sequence MENPQKPWKVEYAKSSRSSCKTCKSPIQKENLRFGKMVQATQFDGFMPMWNHAACILKKAKQIKSIDDVEGLDSLRWEDQQKIRKYVEDSVAAAAVAVTPVESGIEVSQTSRASCKHCKQKIMKGEVRLSTALDGKGAKGLAWYHANCYMEQSPSTQVEKLAGWQNLPPSDQAAVSALVKKPSSAVKNEEKQTTSKAGKRKKDTVEDQDSKVTKAVGDVSESRSMKNAIVSADPQNSSDLVSKLEAQSKGLWKLKDDLKKHVTTAELREMLESNDQDSTGSELDLRDRCADGMMFGALAKCPICAGSLRYSGGMYRCHGYQSAWSKCSYSTCEPERLKGKWKVPEETGNQYLSKWFKSQKGAKPIRLLPPPSSSSANGNQASNSQSQSSKAESLAELRVSFCGLKDSMGEWKRKIEGEGGAVHAKIKKDTNCLVVSGDVDEYNTEMKKARRMKIPIVREEYVVDCFRKQKKLPYDRYKVEATGESTSLVTVKVKGRSAVHESSGLQDTGHILEDKKSIYNTTLNMSDLSTGINSYYILQIIQDDKSSDCYIFRKWGRVGNEKIGGVKLDEMTKSDAIREFKRLFLEKTGNPWEAWEQKLNFEKQPGRFFPLDIDYGVNKDMPKKPKNYSTTKLAPQLAELMKMLFNVETYRAAMMEFEINMAEMPLGKLSRSNIQKGFEALTEIQNLLNSSMHDPSMKESLIIDASNRFFTVIPSIHPHIIRDEDDFKSKLKMLEALQDIEIASRLVGFDDDSDESLDDKYKKLHCDIAPLSHESEDYKLIEKYLLTTHAPTHTDWALELEEVFSLEREGEFDKYAPFRQKLKNKMLLWHGSRLTNFVGILSQGLRIAPPEAPATGYMFGKGIYFADLVSKSAQYCYTDRNNPVGFMILSEVALGEVCELKKAEYMEKPPRGKHSTKGLGKKMPAPSEHVKWKDDVVVPCGKPVASNVKASELMYNEYIVYDTAQVKMQFLLKVRFHHKR from the exons ATGGAGAACCCCCAGAAGCCATGGAAGGTTGAATATGCCAAGTCTTCTCGATCCTCCTGCAAGACCTGCAAAAGTCCCATTCAGAAGGAGAATCTCCGCTTCGGCAAGATGGTTCAGGCCACCCAATTCGACGGCTTCATGCCT ATGTGGAATCATGCGGCCTGCATATTGAAGAAGGCAAAACAGATTAAATC AATTGACGATGTTGAAGGACTTGATTCATTGAGATGGGAAGATCAGCAGAAGATCAGAAAATATGTGGAAGACAGTGTAGCTGCAGCTGCAGTTGCTGTTACGCCTGTAGAGAGTGGTATCGAAGTTTCGCAAACTTCACGTGCTTCTTGCAAGCACTGCAAACAGAAGATTATGAAAGGAGAG GTTCGTTTGTCCACTGCCCTAGATGGTAAAGGGGCCAAGGGCCTGGCTTGGTACCATGCAAACTGCTACATGGAACAGTCTCCATCTACCCAAGTTGAGAAGTTGGCAGGTTGGCAAAACCTCCCACCTTCTGATCAGGCTGCTGTTAGTGCCTTGGTTAAAAAGCCTTCATCTGCTGTAAAAAACG AAGAGAAACAGACGACTTCAAAAGCTGGTAAACGTAAAAAAGACACTGTGGAAGACCAGGATTCTAAAGTTACTAAGGCTGTAGGAGATGTTTCTGAAAGCAGGTCCATGAAAAATGCTATTGTTTCAGCAGACCCCCAAAACTCATCTGATTTAGTGAGTAAACTGGAGGCACAAAGTAAAGGACTATGGAAGCTAAAAGATGATCTGAAAAAGCACGTGACAACTGCAGAGTTGCGGGAAATGCTTGAATCTAATGATCAAGATTCAACAGGATCAGAGCTTGATTTGCGTGATCGCTG TGCTGATGGTATGATGTTTGGAGCACTTGCAAAATGCCCTATCTGTGCTGGTTCATTACGTTACTCTGGGGGCATGTATCGATGTCATGGATACCAGTCTGCATGGAGCAAGTGTAGCTACTCTACTTGTGAACCAGAGCGCCTTAAGGGGAAGTGGAAAGTCCCAGAAGAGACTGGCAACCAATATCTTAGCAAG TGGTTTAAATCACAAAAAGGTGCAAAACCTATTCGATTATTGCCACCACCATCTTCCAGTAGTGCCAATGGCAATCAAGCTTCTAATAGTCAATCACAATCATCAAAGGCTGAAAGCTTGGCTGAGTTAAGAGTTTCCTTCTGTGGATTAAAAGATTCCATG GgagaatggaaaagaaaaatcgaGGGTGAAGGTGGAGCTGTTCATGCCAAGATAAAGAAAG ATACTAATTGCTTGGTTGTGAGTGGAGATGTGGATGAATATAATACAGAAATGAAGAAAGCAAG GAGGATGAAGATACCTATAGTTCGGGAAGAGTATGTGGTAGATTGCTTTAGAAAACAGAAGAAGCTTCCATATGATAGATATAAAGTTGAAGCCACTGGTGAGTCCACCAGCTTGGTCACCGTAAAGGTGAAAGGGCGAAGTGCAGTGCACGAATCCTCAGGCTTGCAGGATACAGGTCATATTCTTGAAGACAAGAAAAGCATCTATAATACAACTTTAAATATGTCAGACCTGTCAACTGGAATTAATAG CTATTATATTCTGCAAATCATTCAAGATGATAAGAGTTCAGACTGCTACATTTTTCGCAAATGGGGTCGAGTGGGAAATGAGAAAATTGGTGGAGTCAAACTTGATGAGATGACAAAATCAGATGCAATACGTGAATTCAAACGGTTATTCCTTGAGAAGACAGGGAATCCGTGGGAAGCCTGGGAACAGAAACTAAACTTTGAAAAGCAGCCTGGCAGATTCTTCCCACTGGATATC GATTATGGAGTGAACAAAGATATGCCAAAGAAACCGAAGAATTACTCGACCACTAAACTCGCTCCTCAATTAGCAGAATTAATGAAGATGCTGTTCAATGTGGAAACTTACAG GGCTGCTATGATGGAGTTTGAGATAAATATGGCAGAGATGCCGCTTGGAAAATTAAGCAGAAGTAACATCCAGAAGG GTTTCGAAGCTTTAACAGAAATCCAAAACCTGTTAAACAGTAGCATGCATGATCCGTCTATGAAAGAAAGCTTGATTATTGATGCCAGCAATCGTTTTTTCACCGTGATTCCTTCTATTCATCCGCACATTATAAGGGATGAGGACGATTTCAAGTCTAAG TTGAAAATGCTGGAAGCACTCCAGGATATCGAGATTGCTTCTAGGTTGGTTGGGTTTGATGATGACAGTGATGAATCTCTTGATGATAAGTATAAGAAGCTGCACTGTGATATTGCTCCATTATCTCACGAAAGTGAGGATTATAAGTTAATTGAGAAGTATCTTCTCACCACGCATGCCCCAACTCATACG GATTGGGCTCTGGAGCTTGAAGAAGTATTTTCACTGGAGAGAGAAGGGGAGTTCGATAAGTATGCTCCATTCCGTCAAAAACTTAAGAACAAAATGCTGCTGTGGCATG GTTCACGGCTGACGAATTTTGTTGGGATACTTAGCCAGGGGTTGAGAATAGCTCCTCCAGAAGCTCCAGCAACTGGTTATATG TTTGGAAAGGGAATATACTTTGCGGATCTGGTGAGTAAAAGTGCACAGTATTGCTACACGGACAGGAACAATCCCGTTGGGTTTATGATTTTGAGTGAAGTTGCATTAGGGGAGGTTTGCGAGCTGAAGAAAGCTGAA TATATGGAAAAACCACCTCGAGGAAAACATTCGACGAAAGGGCTTGGGAAGAAAATGCCAGCTCCATCAGAACATGTGAAGTGGAAGGATGATGTGGTGGTTCCTTGTGGGAAACCGGTGGCGTCAAATGTGAAAGCTTCAGAGTTGATGTACAATGAGTACATTGTGTATGATACGGCTCAa GTTAAGATGCAATTCTTACTGAAGGTGAGGTTTCATCACAAGAGGTGA
- the LOC120078616 gene encoding poly [ADP-ribose] polymerase 1 isoform X2 has product MENPQKPWKVEYAKSSRSSCKTCKSPIQKENLRFGKMVQATQFDGFMPMWNHAACILKKAKQIKSIDDVEGLDSLRWEDQQKIRKYVEDSVAAAAVAVTPVESGIEVSQTSRASCKHCKQKIMKGEVRLSTALDGKGAKGLAWYHANCYMEQSPSTQVEKLAGWQNLPPSDQAAVSALVKKPSSAVKNEKQTTSKAGKRKKDTVEDQDSKVTKAVGDVSESRSMKNAIVSADPQNSSDLVSKLEAQSKGLWKLKDDLKKHVTTAELREMLESNDQDSTGSELDLRDRCADGMMFGALAKCPICAGSLRYSGGMYRCHGYQSAWSKCSYSTCEPERLKGKWKVPEETGNQYLSKWFKSQKGAKPIRLLPPPSSSSANGNQASNSQSQSSKAESLAELRVSFCGLKDSMGEWKRKIEGEGGAVHAKIKKDTNCLVVSGDVDEYNTEMKKARRMKIPIVREEYVVDCFRKQKKLPYDRYKVEATGESTSLVTVKVKGRSAVHESSGLQDTGHILEDKKSIYNTTLNMSDLSTGINSYYILQIIQDDKSSDCYIFRKWGRVGNEKIGGVKLDEMTKSDAIREFKRLFLEKTGNPWEAWEQKLNFEKQPGRFFPLDIDYGVNKDMPKKPKNYSTTKLAPQLAELMKMLFNVETYRAAMMEFEINMAEMPLGKLSRSNIQKGFEALTEIQNLLNSSMHDPSMKESLIIDASNRFFTVIPSIHPHIIRDEDDFKSKLKMLEALQDIEIASRLVGFDDDSDESLDDKYKKLHCDIAPLSHESEDYKLIEKYLLTTHAPTHTDWALELEEVFSLEREGEFDKYAPFRQKLKNKMLLWHGSRLTNFVGILSQGLRIAPPEAPATGYMFGKGIYFADLVSKSAQYCYTDRNNPVGFMILSEVALGEVCELKKAEYMEKPPRGKHSTKGLGKKMPAPSEHVKWKDDVVVPCGKPVASNVKASELMYNEYIVYDTAQVKMQFLLKVRFHHKR; this is encoded by the exons ATGGAGAACCCCCAGAAGCCATGGAAGGTTGAATATGCCAAGTCTTCTCGATCCTCCTGCAAGACCTGCAAAAGTCCCATTCAGAAGGAGAATCTCCGCTTCGGCAAGATGGTTCAGGCCACCCAATTCGACGGCTTCATGCCT ATGTGGAATCATGCGGCCTGCATATTGAAGAAGGCAAAACAGATTAAATC AATTGACGATGTTGAAGGACTTGATTCATTGAGATGGGAAGATCAGCAGAAGATCAGAAAATATGTGGAAGACAGTGTAGCTGCAGCTGCAGTTGCTGTTACGCCTGTAGAGAGTGGTATCGAAGTTTCGCAAACTTCACGTGCTTCTTGCAAGCACTGCAAACAGAAGATTATGAAAGGAGAG GTTCGTTTGTCCACTGCCCTAGATGGTAAAGGGGCCAAGGGCCTGGCTTGGTACCATGCAAACTGCTACATGGAACAGTCTCCATCTACCCAAGTTGAGAAGTTGGCAGGTTGGCAAAACCTCCCACCTTCTGATCAGGCTGCTGTTAGTGCCTTGGTTAAAAAGCCTTCATCTGCTGTAAAAAACG AGAAACAGACGACTTCAAAAGCTGGTAAACGTAAAAAAGACACTGTGGAAGACCAGGATTCTAAAGTTACTAAGGCTGTAGGAGATGTTTCTGAAAGCAGGTCCATGAAAAATGCTATTGTTTCAGCAGACCCCCAAAACTCATCTGATTTAGTGAGTAAACTGGAGGCACAAAGTAAAGGACTATGGAAGCTAAAAGATGATCTGAAAAAGCACGTGACAACTGCAGAGTTGCGGGAAATGCTTGAATCTAATGATCAAGATTCAACAGGATCAGAGCTTGATTTGCGTGATCGCTG TGCTGATGGTATGATGTTTGGAGCACTTGCAAAATGCCCTATCTGTGCTGGTTCATTACGTTACTCTGGGGGCATGTATCGATGTCATGGATACCAGTCTGCATGGAGCAAGTGTAGCTACTCTACTTGTGAACCAGAGCGCCTTAAGGGGAAGTGGAAAGTCCCAGAAGAGACTGGCAACCAATATCTTAGCAAG TGGTTTAAATCACAAAAAGGTGCAAAACCTATTCGATTATTGCCACCACCATCTTCCAGTAGTGCCAATGGCAATCAAGCTTCTAATAGTCAATCACAATCATCAAAGGCTGAAAGCTTGGCTGAGTTAAGAGTTTCCTTCTGTGGATTAAAAGATTCCATG GgagaatggaaaagaaaaatcgaGGGTGAAGGTGGAGCTGTTCATGCCAAGATAAAGAAAG ATACTAATTGCTTGGTTGTGAGTGGAGATGTGGATGAATATAATACAGAAATGAAGAAAGCAAG GAGGATGAAGATACCTATAGTTCGGGAAGAGTATGTGGTAGATTGCTTTAGAAAACAGAAGAAGCTTCCATATGATAGATATAAAGTTGAAGCCACTGGTGAGTCCACCAGCTTGGTCACCGTAAAGGTGAAAGGGCGAAGTGCAGTGCACGAATCCTCAGGCTTGCAGGATACAGGTCATATTCTTGAAGACAAGAAAAGCATCTATAATACAACTTTAAATATGTCAGACCTGTCAACTGGAATTAATAG CTATTATATTCTGCAAATCATTCAAGATGATAAGAGTTCAGACTGCTACATTTTTCGCAAATGGGGTCGAGTGGGAAATGAGAAAATTGGTGGAGTCAAACTTGATGAGATGACAAAATCAGATGCAATACGTGAATTCAAACGGTTATTCCTTGAGAAGACAGGGAATCCGTGGGAAGCCTGGGAACAGAAACTAAACTTTGAAAAGCAGCCTGGCAGATTCTTCCCACTGGATATC GATTATGGAGTGAACAAAGATATGCCAAAGAAACCGAAGAATTACTCGACCACTAAACTCGCTCCTCAATTAGCAGAATTAATGAAGATGCTGTTCAATGTGGAAACTTACAG GGCTGCTATGATGGAGTTTGAGATAAATATGGCAGAGATGCCGCTTGGAAAATTAAGCAGAAGTAACATCCAGAAGG GTTTCGAAGCTTTAACAGAAATCCAAAACCTGTTAAACAGTAGCATGCATGATCCGTCTATGAAAGAAAGCTTGATTATTGATGCCAGCAATCGTTTTTTCACCGTGATTCCTTCTATTCATCCGCACATTATAAGGGATGAGGACGATTTCAAGTCTAAG TTGAAAATGCTGGAAGCACTCCAGGATATCGAGATTGCTTCTAGGTTGGTTGGGTTTGATGATGACAGTGATGAATCTCTTGATGATAAGTATAAGAAGCTGCACTGTGATATTGCTCCATTATCTCACGAAAGTGAGGATTATAAGTTAATTGAGAAGTATCTTCTCACCACGCATGCCCCAACTCATACG GATTGGGCTCTGGAGCTTGAAGAAGTATTTTCACTGGAGAGAGAAGGGGAGTTCGATAAGTATGCTCCATTCCGTCAAAAACTTAAGAACAAAATGCTGCTGTGGCATG GTTCACGGCTGACGAATTTTGTTGGGATACTTAGCCAGGGGTTGAGAATAGCTCCTCCAGAAGCTCCAGCAACTGGTTATATG TTTGGAAAGGGAATATACTTTGCGGATCTGGTGAGTAAAAGTGCACAGTATTGCTACACGGACAGGAACAATCCCGTTGGGTTTATGATTTTGAGTGAAGTTGCATTAGGGGAGGTTTGCGAGCTGAAGAAAGCTGAA TATATGGAAAAACCACCTCGAGGAAAACATTCGACGAAAGGGCTTGGGAAGAAAATGCCAGCTCCATCAGAACATGTGAAGTGGAAGGATGATGTGGTGGTTCCTTGTGGGAAACCGGTGGCGTCAAATGTGAAAGCTTCAGAGTTGATGTACAATGAGTACATTGTGTATGATACGGCTCAa GTTAAGATGCAATTCTTACTGAAGGTGAGGTTTCATCACAAGAGGTGA